The Methylocella silvestris BL2 DNA segment CCAGGCCTCGATCATCGCCTGAGCCTCGGCTGGGCTGAAGAACAGCTCACCATTGAGCAGCTCGTCGCGGAGATTCGAATTGAAGCTCTCGCAGGCGCCATTCTCCCACGGGCTGCCGGGCTCGATATAGGCCGTCTTTGAACCGACGGCGGCGATCCATTCGCGCAGGGCCACGGCGATGAACTCCGGGCCATTGTCCGACCGAACATAGGCTGGCGTTCCGCGCAGGATCATCAGATCGGCCAAGGTCTCCAGCACGTCGGTGGCGTTGAGCCGGCGTTTGACCTGGATGGCCAGGGCCTCGCGGGTGAACTCGTCGATCAAACAGAGCATACGGAACTTCCGTCCATCTTGGGTCCGATCCGCGACGAAGTCATAGGACCAGACATGGTTGGGCCGCTCGGCGCGCGGGCGCACGCAAGAGCCGTCGTTCAGCCAGAGCCTGCCGCGTTTTGGGTGTTTCTGTGGGACTTTCAGCCCCTCGCAGTCGCGCTGTTGCGCAGACTGCGTGAACTTGTCTGCGCGCCAGATCCGCTGCACCCGCTTGGCGTTCACGACCCAGCCAGCATGGCGCAGCAAAGCCGTGATCCGCCGATAGCCGTAGCGGCCATAAGCCTTGGCCAGCTCGACGATGTCGGCGGTCAGAGCCGCCTCGTCATCGCGGCCGCGGGCTGGCTTGCGCTGTGTGGAGCGGGGCTGCCGGAGCGCCGCGCAGGCGCGACGCTCCGACACTCTCAGCTCGGCTTTGACCTTGTCCACGCAGGCGCGGCGACGGGCGGGGCTTAGAAGTGTCCCCGCGTGGCTTCGGTCAAATCAGCTTGTCCAGGGTCAGGTCCGACGCCGCCCGCCGCAGCCGGGCGTTCTCCAGCTCCAGATCCTTCAGCCGCTTGACCTGGCCGCTCTTCAGGCCGCCATACTCCGCGCGCCAGCGGAAGTACGTCGCCTCCGTCACAGCGATCGTTTTCACCGCATCGGCAATCGACTTGCCTTGCGCCGTCAGAATATCAACCTGACGCAGCTTGGCGACGATCTCCTCCGGTTTGTGCCCCTTTATTCCCATCGCTCCATCCTTCCAAAGGGTCCGCGGACCAACATACGGCATGGATCACTTCAAGGGGCGCAGACCACCACCCCGATCAGCCTGCAGGCCGGGCGCTCCGAGTAGCCGTGATCGTCGATCACGCGCTTCACCGTCGCGAACCGCGCCGCAGGCGACATCAGTTTTTTTCCCAGGAGATCGATCCTTCAGTACTGCATTGTCGCGCATCTGCTCAGCCAAGAGCTTCTTCAGCCGCCGGTCTCCTCCTCCAGCGCTCGAAGCCGGGCCGTCTCGGAGGCCGTCATGCCCCCGTACGTTGCTTTCCACTTGTAGAGGGTGGCGTCCGAGATCCCGTGCTTGCGGCACAGGCACACGTCGGCGGTCTTCATCCTCGCCTCGTGCTCCTTCAGAACCGAGATGATCTGCTCCTCGCTGAAACAGCTGCGCCGCATGGTCCTTCTCCTGATCGAAGGACCCAACTTATCCGTGGCAGGAATTCAAGGGATCACGTCATCTTGGCCGAACTCAACCAAGTTTCGCAATGTCCAATGAAACCCCATTTCTGACGGAGGGCTAGCCACTCGGATGTTTTTTAATCCCCTATATCGTTGAAGATATTGCATCCATGCGTCGGCCTGCCGTCGAGAAAAAATCGTCGAATATAGCCGTCTCGCCATTCCGCATTAATGGTCACATGCCAGCGCGATTCGAGTTTGTTTCTCGCCGG contains these protein-coding regions:
- a CDS encoding IS3-like element ISMsi2 family transposase (programmed frameshift); amino-acid sequence: MGIKGHKPEEIVAKLRQVDILTAQGKSIADAVKTIAVTEATYFRWRAEYGGLKSGQVKRLKDLELENARLRRAASDLTLDKLIFDRSHAGTLLSPARRRACVDKVKAELRVSERRACAALRQPRSTQRKPARGRDDEAALTADIVELAKAYGRYGYRRITALLRHAGWVVNAKRVQRIWRADKFTQSAQQRDCEGLKVPQKHPKRGRLWLNDGSCVRPRAERPNHVWSYDFVADRTQDGRKFRMLCLIDEFTREALAIQVKRRLNATDVLETLADLMILRGTPAYVRSDNGPEFIAVALREWIAAVGSKTAYIEPGSPWENGACESFNSNLRDELLNGELFFSPAEAQAMIEAWRRHFNAVRPHSSLGYRSPAPETIIPCGGNIAPWASAPAVGAARPPTPTMASEPAMH